A genomic region of Dactylococcopsis salina PCC 8305 contains the following coding sequences:
- a CDS encoding adenine phosphoribosyltransferase has protein sequence MDLKALIRDIPDFPKPGIIFRDITTLLRDRAGFRYTVETFESKFRDANLIPDYVIGIESRGFLFGPTLAYQFNAGFVPVRKPGKLPAAVHKIEYDLEYGTDQLEIHQDALPKDSKVVIVDDLIATGGTAKATADLLDQIGCELLGFGFVIELKGLEGRKKLPDVPMITLVEY, from the coding sequence ATGGACTTAAAAGCACTGATTCGAGATATTCCAGATTTTCCGAAACCAGGCATTATCTTTCGTGATATCACAACTTTATTGCGCGATCGAGCGGGATTTCGCTATACAGTAGAAACCTTTGAAAGTAAATTTCGAGATGCTAACCTGATTCCCGATTATGTCATTGGTATTGAATCAAGAGGCTTTTTGTTTGGTCCCACTCTCGCTTATCAGTTTAATGCGGGTTTTGTTCCTGTTCGCAAACCAGGGAAACTTCCGGCTGCGGTTCACAAAATTGAATATGATCTCGAATATGGCACGGATCAACTAGAAATCCATCAAGACGCATTACCCAAAGATTCTAAGGTCGTCATTGTGGATGATTTAATCGCCACTGGGGGAACGGCAAAAGCAACCGCAGATTTATTAGATCAAATCGGTTGTGAGTTGCTCGGATTTGGGTTTGTGATTGAATTAAAGGGTTTAGAGGGACGGAAGAAACTTCCTGATGTCCCCATGATCACCTTAGTCGAATACTAA
- the purM gene encoding phosphoribosylformylglycinamidine cyclo-ligase, with translation MDYQQAGVNIEAGRSFVEQIGSFVQKTHRKEVLGGLGGFGGYFQLPTGYTEPILISATDGVGTKLKIAHSLNHHNTVGVDLVAMCVNDILTCGAEPLFFLDYIATGKLQPQQLTAVVEGISVGCVASGCALLGGETAEMPGFYQGGEYDLAGFCVGIVEKRKLLDGSRVKVGDRAIGLASAGLHSNGFSLVRQIIAEQGINWLDRFPELGEESLGEIALTPTQIYVKPVLEAIRVGYDIHAMAHITGGGLPENLPRCLGSDQSVQINGENWSMPPIFSWLAQKGNLTSETLYNTFNMGIGYVLIVPPTLRDDLVGFFNEQGITAYDIGEVVPGTGEVIGLT, from the coding sequence ATGGATTATCAACAAGCTGGAGTCAATATCGAAGCGGGACGGTCTTTTGTCGAGCAAATTGGAAGTTTCGTTCAGAAAACCCACCGTAAAGAGGTTTTAGGTGGGCTAGGAGGCTTTGGGGGCTATTTTCAACTCCCCACTGGTTACACCGAACCGATTTTAATCTCTGCAACCGATGGCGTGGGAACAAAACTCAAAATTGCACACAGTCTCAATCACCATAACACAGTCGGTGTTGATCTGGTAGCAATGTGTGTTAACGACATTTTGACTTGTGGTGCTGAACCACTTTTTTTTCTGGACTATATCGCAACTGGAAAACTGCAACCGCAACAGTTGACAGCAGTTGTAGAAGGGATTAGTGTCGGCTGTGTGGCTAGTGGTTGCGCCCTTTTGGGGGGAGAAACGGCGGAAATGCCTGGATTTTATCAGGGAGGAGAATATGATTTAGCTGGCTTTTGTGTGGGAATTGTTGAGAAACGTAAACTGTTAGATGGATCACGGGTAAAAGTAGGCGATCGCGCGATCGGGTTAGCCAGCGCGGGTTTACACAGTAATGGGTTTAGTCTGGTGCGTCAAATCATCGCCGAGCAAGGGATCAACTGGCTCGATCGATTTCCAGAATTAGGAGAAGAATCTCTGGGAGAAATTGCCCTCACTCCCACTCAAATCTATGTTAAACCTGTGTTAGAAGCGATCCGCGTCGGTTATGATATCCATGCTATGGCGCACATTACTGGCGGTGGCTTACCAGAGAATCTTCCCCGTTGTTTAGGTAGCGATCAATCTGTCCAAATCAACGGAGAAAATTGGTCAATGCCACCGATCTTCTCTTGGTTAGCGCAAAAGGGGAACTTAACCTCAGAAACCCTGTATAACACCTTTAACATGGGAATCGGCTATGTTTTGATTGTTCCTCCAACCTTGAGAGATGATTTGGTTGGTTTCTTTAACGAACAAGGAATCACCGCCTATGACATCGGTGAGGTTGTCCCAGGTACTGGAGAAGTCATTGGTTTAACTTAG
- a CDS encoding type II toxin-antitoxin system Phd/YefM family antitoxin — protein MKRVTIAEASQQLSELIDAALRGEEVIITKEGSVVKLISTSSVKRYPAQAGSAKGMVWMSDDFDEPLEDFKEYTADQR, from the coding sequence ATGAAAAGAGTTACCATTGCTGAAGCCAGCCAACAATTATCAGAGTTGATTGATGCAGCTTTGCGCGGCGAAGAAGTCATTATTACTAAAGAGGGTTCTGTCGTCAAATTAATTTCCACCAGTTCTGTTAAGCGTTATCCCGCTCAAGCTGGTAGTGCTAAGGGAATGGTTTGGATGAGTGATGATTTTGACGAACCACTAGAAGACTTTAAAGAGTATACAGCAGATCAAAGGTAG
- a CDS encoding alpha-mannosidase, which translates to MPNKTIQGIVVSHTHWDRAWYLPFQSFRYRLVRMIDDLVETLETDPNFYAFTLDGQTILLEDYLEICPEKETRLQKLIQSGRILIGPWFTMPDLFLVSGEAVIRNLQEGRKWCQKFGNYMAVGYLPDPFGHFAQMPQILQGFDIDSYIFMRGLDAETKATYGAIFNWKSPDGSTVLAIYEREGYFPLGSLGHESVFGRFDGHTENIDLAKKQVEQALKTMLPLQEERTVLLGNGFDHLPVQKNIPTLLSQLNETLTEIELTHGTIPEFVDGIKAENQPHQTYQGDLVGNADQPILASVYSTRMYLKQQNHSAQQLLSRYVEPMSVWLESFGFGNNVHSFLSHAWRLLLKNHAHDDICGCSVDEVHEDDEFRFRQVEQIGDSILVEHLERLLKKGWVSPQETGEHSTDVFVFNPHPWKATYEVETSVYFPNPDGEWGQPLSPLQLVGCDGYGNPISILVLDTVAPKVRSRYLETTWGRRYDLKFSVTLPPLGYQLIHIYQDSQPLPEKNTNPPLVLENQRYQLLIKNNSVTLTEKETNTTFSNFLQLEYQIDDGDTYSFSPVREFQPIWGTLKNATIHPQKTDTLQLTYTLIVPKGYDRNKGVYGEVSLNITVDLTLTSHASLGIKINYESTLENSRIRVVFPLGFSTKESLADGHFRLVSREKPILRTPESDPQRYQTYPGELDYPTHHQGDFVIFTGNDYQVWVANRGLPEYEVMGDQVAITVNRSVGDLSVGKGRIRPCQAGPSVPTPGAQCQRAITAELAYGIATFPQAAMIRYAREFSHGAWVREMPYLPYVDSTGELPRFGSLCAIENPNIILSALKPADEEGMLVLRLYNQTEQRQQTNIKFGFPIHSYCETNLLEQWEESQQKTAENNEFNLDFYPHQIKTVLCSQNYT; encoded by the coding sequence ATGCCAAACAAAACTATTCAGGGAATTGTTGTCTCTCACACTCACTGGGATCGCGCTTGGTATCTTCCTTTTCAATCCTTTCGTTATCGTCTCGTTAGAATGATTGACGATTTAGTTGAAACCCTAGAAACTGATCCTAATTTTTACGCTTTCACTCTTGATGGACAAACCATTTTATTAGAAGATTATCTCGAAATCTGTCCTGAAAAGGAAACTCGTCTTCAAAAACTAATTCAGTCGGGACGAATTTTAATTGGCCCCTGGTTTACGATGCCAGATTTATTTTTAGTTAGTGGAGAAGCTGTCATTCGGAATTTACAGGAAGGACGAAAATGGTGTCAAAAATTCGGAAATTATATGGCGGTGGGTTATCTTCCTGATCCTTTTGGACATTTTGCACAAATGCCTCAAATTTTACAAGGATTTGACATTGATAGTTATATTTTTATGCGGGGTTTAGATGCGGAAACGAAAGCTACTTACGGCGCAATTTTTAATTGGAAATCTCCTGATGGTTCGACGGTTTTAGCTATCTATGAAAGAGAGGGATATTTTCCTTTAGGATCATTAGGTCACGAAAGTGTTTTCGGGCGTTTTGATGGACATACGGAAAACATTGATCTCGCGAAAAAACAGGTGGAACAAGCCTTAAAAACGATGCTTCCGTTACAAGAAGAAAGGACAGTTTTACTTGGTAATGGGTTTGATCATCTTCCTGTACAAAAAAATATCCCAACTTTATTGTCACAACTCAATGAAACCTTAACAGAAATCGAATTAACTCACGGAACAATTCCTGAGTTTGTCGATGGGATTAAAGCAGAAAATCAACCTCATCAAACTTATCAAGGTGATCTGGTGGGAAATGCAGATCAGCCGATTTTAGCGAGTGTTTATTCGACTAGAATGTATCTGAAACAGCAGAATCATTCCGCACAACAATTATTATCTCGGTATGTTGAACCGATGAGTGTTTGGTTGGAAAGTTTCGGTTTCGGAAATAATGTTCACTCGTTTTTAAGCCACGCTTGGCGGTTACTCTTGAAAAATCATGCCCATGATGATATTTGTGGTTGTAGTGTGGATGAAGTTCACGAAGATGATGAGTTTCGTTTTCGCCAGGTTGAACAAATTGGTGATTCGATTTTAGTGGAACATCTGGAAAGGTTGTTAAAAAAAGGATGGGTTTCGCCACAAGAAACGGGAGAACATTCTACAGATGTTTTTGTGTTTAATCCTCATCCCTGGAAAGCGACTTATGAGGTGGAAACATCGGTTTATTTTCCTAACCCTGATGGAGAATGGGGACAACCTTTGTCTCCTTTACAGTTAGTCGGTTGTGATGGTTATGGAAATCCCATTTCCATTCTTGTACTGGATACTGTAGCACCAAAAGTTCGATCGCGCTATCTAGAAACCACTTGGGGAAGACGTTATGATCTTAAGTTTTCTGTTACGCTTCCACCGTTAGGCTATCAACTAATTCACATTTATCAAGATAGTCAACCGTTACCCGAAAAAAACACTAACCCCCCTTTAGTTCTAGAAAACCAACGCTATCAACTTCTTATCAAAAATAACAGCGTTACTCTCACGGAAAAAGAAACCAATACCACTTTCTCTAACTTCCTTCAGTTGGAATATCAAATTGATGATGGCGACACTTATTCCTTTAGTCCAGTTCGAGAGTTTCAACCGATTTGGGGAACACTGAAAAACGCAACGATTCATCCCCAAAAAACGGACACCCTACAACTCACTTATACCTTAATTGTCCCCAAAGGATACGATCGAAACAAGGGAGTTTATGGCGAAGTGAGTCTTAACATCACTGTTGATCTCACTCTGACTTCTCATGCTTCTCTAGGGATTAAAATAAACTACGAATCTACGCTGGAGAATTCACGTATCCGTGTCGTCTTTCCTTTGGGTTTCTCCACAAAAGAATCATTAGCAGATGGACATTTTCGCCTCGTTTCACGGGAAAAACCAATTTTGCGAACTCCAGAAAGTGATCCACAACGTTATCAGACTTATCCTGGCGAATTAGACTATCCCACTCACCATCAGGGAGACTTTGTTATCTTCACAGGAAATGATTATCAAGTCTGGGTTGCTAACCGAGGTTTACCCGAATATGAAGTGATGGGAGATCAAGTTGCGATTACAGTAAATCGTAGTGTTGGTGATCTTTCTGTGGGAAAAGGTCGCATTCGTCCTTGTCAAGCGGGTCCTTCTGTTCCCACTCCTGGCGCACAATGTCAACGGGCAATAACGGCGGAACTTGCTTATGGTATCGCTACTTTCCCGCAAGCCGCAATGATTCGTTACGCCCGTGAGTTCTCCCATGGGGCTTGGGTGCGAGAAATGCCTTACTTGCCTTATGTTGATTCTACAGGAGAGTTGCCCCGTTTTGGCTCTTTGTGCGCGATCGAGAATCCGAATATTATTCTATCAGCATTGAAGCCAGCAGATGAGGAAGGAATGTTGGTGCTGCGACTGTATAATCAAACCGAACAGAGACAACAAACTAACATTAAGTTCGGGTTTCCTATTCATTCTTACTGTGAGACGAACTTGCTAGAACAATGGGAAGAAAGTCAACAAAAGACCGCAGAAAACAATGAATTTAATCTTGATTTCTACCCTCATCAGATCAAAACTGTTCTCTGTTCTCAAAACTACACTTGA
- the cysE gene encoding serine O-acetyltransferase has translation MLSTLTADFRIIFERDPAARNWLEVISCYPGLQAILFHRFSHWLYHIGLPLIPRLISQLSRFLTGIEIHPGAQIGKGVFIDHGMGVVIGETAIIGDYGLIYQGVTLGGTGKESGKRHPTLGENVVVGAGAKVLGNLQIGNNVRIGAGSVVLRDVPSDCTVVGVPGRVVYRSGVKVDPLEHGSLPDSEANVIRSLLDRIETLEQEMQNLQRQQNWTDSVVSASDQGEKSPQCRLEDREIQEFLHGTGI, from the coding sequence GTGTTATCTACCCTCACCGCAGACTTTCGGATTATCTTCGAGCGTGATCCCGCCGCTCGCAATTGGCTGGAAGTAATCTCTTGTTATCCAGGTTTACAAGCGATCTTATTTCATCGTTTCTCCCATTGGTTATACCACATTGGGCTTCCTCTCATCCCTCGTCTCATTTCCCAACTGTCTCGCTTCCTCACGGGAATTGAAATTCATCCAGGCGCCCAAATTGGGAAAGGAGTATTTATTGATCATGGGATGGGAGTGGTTATCGGTGAAACCGCAATCATCGGAGATTATGGTTTAATTTATCAAGGAGTAACTTTAGGCGGTACTGGAAAAGAAAGCGGTAAACGTCACCCAACATTAGGCGAAAATGTCGTTGTTGGTGCGGGAGCAAAAGTTCTTGGTAATCTTCAAATTGGGAATAATGTGCGGATTGGTGCTGGATCAGTGGTTTTGCGTGATGTTCCTTCCGATTGTACAGTGGTTGGCGTTCCAGGTCGGGTCGTTTATCGATCGGGCGTAAAAGTCGATCCGTTAGAACATGGGAGTCTTCCCGACTCAGAGGCAAATGTGATCCGATCGTTGCTCGATCGCATCGAAACCTTAGAACAAGAAATGCAAAACCTACAACGTCAGCAAAATTGGACAGATTCCGTCGTTTCTGCTAGTGATCAGGGGGAAAAATCCCCACAATGTCGCCTTGAAGATCGAGAAATTCAAGAGTTTTTACATGGAACGGGAATTTAA
- a CDS encoding mechanosensitive ion channel family protein — protein sequence MFFMKFPDRASSVFLSICTFFLSFFLFALPAWSQSNNTAPVIVDGKVVFEVSDSGKFSAKERAEEASRTLNRTIQNTFQPLQDQQVASITVEVESTQTLPVLTVNGNHLLSVTPEDMPQGRSLEEQANIWQRQVESAIAQAEKERTRSYFLRSILLSLLALTIASILTWGISLICQRWINPYLKEDSSLSTSETHSFTQPFSGAKTRYIAFQVFLNTLRSVIFLITLGYISTLFPQTRHLSRQLRDTLVYSLTSDLFPLGDNAYSVLDLIILIALFTALFILARSIKQVLRLRVLSLTGLSRAAQETIALVANYSLVLIGTLVLLQIWGLDISSLTVFAGVLGVGIGLGIQGIAKEFVSGLVLIFERPIQAGDFVEVGDFVGTVEHISVRSTEITTLDRVSVIVPNSRFLEQEVINWSHRSAISRLRIPVGVAYGSDLEIVRQSLLDAAKAHSDVLSIPPPNVFFLGFGDSSLNFNLLAWISEPRKQFQIKSDLYFLIYQYFQERSVEIPFPQRDLHLRSGNFPPVIREQ from the coding sequence ATGTTTTTTATGAAGTTTCCCGATCGCGCTTCCTCAGTTTTCCTCAGTATTTGCACGTTTTTCCTGAGTTTCTTCCTGTTTGCTCTTCCCGCTTGGAGTCAAAGTAATAATACCGCTCCTGTAATTGTTGATGGTAAAGTAGTGTTTGAAGTTAGTGACTCTGGAAAGTTTAGCGCCAAAGAGCGAGCCGAAGAAGCCAGTCGCACCCTTAACCGTACCATTCAAAATACATTTCAACCCCTACAAGACCAACAAGTAGCCTCAATTACCGTAGAAGTAGAGTCAACCCAAACTCTTCCCGTTTTAACGGTTAATGGTAATCACTTACTATCTGTGACTCCAGAAGATATGCCCCAAGGACGTAGCTTAGAAGAACAAGCTAACATATGGCAAAGACAAGTGGAAAGCGCGATCGCACAAGCTGAAAAAGAACGAACTCGCAGTTATTTCTTACGCTCTATACTGCTTTCCCTCCTCGCCTTAACGATCGCCAGCATCTTAACATGGGGAATCAGTTTGATTTGTCAACGTTGGATTAATCCCTACCTCAAGGAAGACAGTAGCCTCTCTACTTCCGAAACTCACAGTTTTACTCAACCCTTTTCTGGCGCAAAAACTCGTTATATTGCGTTTCAGGTTTTTCTCAACACTTTACGCAGTGTAATTTTCCTGATCACTCTTGGCTATATTAGCACCCTCTTTCCCCAAACCCGACATCTCAGTCGTCAACTCCGAGACACCCTCGTTTATAGCCTTACCTCCGATTTATTTCCGTTGGGAGATAATGCTTACTCTGTTCTCGATTTAATTATTTTAATCGCCCTGTTTACGGCTCTGTTTATTTTAGCCCGAAGCATTAAACAGGTGTTGCGATTGCGAGTTTTGAGTTTAACGGGATTAAGTCGCGCAGCCCAAGAAACCATTGCTTTAGTCGCTAACTATAGCTTAGTGTTAATTGGTACGTTGGTTTTATTGCAGATTTGGGGCTTAGATATTAGCTCTTTAACCGTATTTGCAGGGGTTTTAGGGGTAGGAATTGGTTTAGGGATTCAAGGGATTGCTAAGGAGTTTGTTAGCGGTTTAGTGTTGATTTTTGAACGCCCCATTCAAGCCGGAGATTTTGTCGAAGTGGGAGACTTTGTGGGAACAGTGGAACATATTAGTGTTCGTAGTACCGAAATTACCACGCTCGATCGCGTTTCTGTGATTGTTCCCAACTCCCGTTTTTTAGAACAAGAAGTGATCAATTGGAGTCATCGTAGCGCCATTTCCCGTTTACGGATTCCAGTCGGCGTTGCTTATGGTTCAGATTTAGAAATTGTCCGTCAATCCTTACTCGACGCAGCGAAAGCCCATTCTGATGTTTTATCCATCCCTCCCCCAAACGTTTTTTTCTTAGGCTTTGGTGATAGTTCCCTCAACTTTAACTTACTCGCTTGGATTTCTGAGCCACGTAAACAGTTTCAAATTAAAAGCGATCTCTATTTCTTGATTTATCAATACTTCCAAGAAAGAAGTGTTGAGATTCCTTTCCCACAACGCGATTTGCACCTTCGCAGCGGCAATTTTCCCCCAGTCATCCGTGAACAGTGA
- a CDS encoding restriction endonuclease subunit M, with translation MSREFYQLSLFTDESTQKEENKSEYWGTFKDNLRVPVHRWFTYPAGFSYKAVEYAFQQFNLKKGMVVYDPFMGSATTNIVAKSQGINSIGVEAHPFVYEIAKAKMEWNIQEKAIITFINHLNSNFESKSHQLRTREEFLLSNYFPELVVRCYSEKTLTNLLIIREVFNEYKFENQKERGFIFVVITALLRGISTAATGWPYIAPKKAKVTSEGKDAILEFNKLARAMLQDIKEIQYFSKQNQNASEHDLILCSAKNVSHYIHNHSVDYIFTSPPYLNNFDYSDRTRLELYFWGFAKNWRDITNQVRKKLMTSATTQVSRNDPQYVIDSEFSDHCPKVTDFINSAAFQLQELRKIKAGKKNYDLMLIGYFNDMYKILKECYRVLKYNTQAIFILGDSAPYGVHIPTDVLIGEIACSIGFSSYSIEVLRKRGDKWKANPQRHTVSLKESMVILEKK, from the coding sequence TTGAGTAGAGAATTTTATCAACTATCACTGTTTACAGATGAGTCAACCCAGAAAGAAGAAAATAAGTCTGAATACTGGGGAACTTTTAAAGATAATCTAAGAGTCCCCGTTCACAGATGGTTTACTTATCCTGCTGGCTTTTCTTATAAAGCTGTTGAATATGCCTTTCAGCAATTTAACTTAAAAAAGGGAATGGTCGTATATGACCCGTTTATGGGATCAGCAACTACAAACATCGTTGCTAAGTCACAAGGTATTAACTCAATTGGAGTTGAAGCTCATCCTTTTGTTTATGAGATAGCTAAAGCCAAAATGGAATGGAACATTCAGGAAAAGGCGATTATTACTTTCATCAATCATCTTAATTCTAATTTTGAGTCTAAATCTCATCAGCTAAGAACAAGAGAAGAATTTTTGCTTTCAAATTACTTCCCAGAACTGGTGGTAAGATGCTATTCTGAGAAAACTTTAACTAACTTATTAATTATTAGAGAAGTATTTAACGAATACAAGTTTGAAAATCAAAAAGAACGAGGCTTTATCTTTGTTGTGATCACTGCATTACTCAGGGGAATCTCTACTGCTGCCACAGGATGGCCCTATATTGCACCCAAAAAGGCAAAGGTAACATCTGAGGGAAAAGACGCTATCCTTGAGTTTAATAAACTTGCTAGAGCCATGCTACAAGATATTAAGGAAATTCAGTATTTTTCTAAGCAAAATCAAAACGCATCCGAGCATGATTTAATTTTGTGTAGTGCCAAAAATGTATCCCACTATATCCATAATCACTCAGTTGATTATATTTTTACTTCTCCTCCCTATCTCAATAATTTTGATTACTCAGATCGCACTAGATTAGAACTTTATTTTTGGGGATTTGCTAAAAACTGGAGAGATATTACGAATCAGGTGAGAAAAAAATTAATGACCTCAGCAACAACTCAAGTATCAAGAAATGATCCTCAATATGTAATTGATAGTGAATTTAGTGATCATTGTCCAAAGGTTACAGATTTTATTAATTCTGCTGCCTTTCAATTACAAGAGTTAAGAAAAATAAAAGCAGGCAAGAAAAATTATGATTTAATGTTAATTGGATACTTTAATGATATGTATAAAATCCTTAAGGAGTGCTATCGGGTTTTAAAATATAATACTCAAGCTATATTTATTTTAGGTGATTCAGCACCCTATGGTGTTCATATTCCTACAGATGTTTTAATCGGTGAAATTGCCTGCTCGATCGGGTTTTCGTCTTACTCAATTGAGGTTTTAAGAAAAAGAGGAGATAAATGGAAAGCTAATCCACAAAGACATACTGTGTCTTTAAAAGAATCAATGGTGATTTTAGAAAAAAAATAA
- a CDS encoding DUF4112 domain-containing protein: MEQQNLENTDRAFTRVRRLSDFLDNAITIPGTSYRIGIDPLLGLIPGLGDYLGAFLSGYIIFESARLGASRATLGRMFFNVILETILGLIPGLGDIFDVFWKANAKNRTLLEKQIASSEKREKADWLFLFILLLGLLLIIIGVASLSLWILVSIIQASPFF; the protein is encoded by the coding sequence ATGGAACAACAAAACTTAGAAAACACCGATCGAGCGTTTACCCGTGTGCGTCGTCTCAGCGACTTTCTCGATAATGCGATTACAATTCCAGGGACATCCTACCGCATCGGGATTGATCCGTTATTAGGATTAATTCCTGGACTCGGTGATTATTTGGGAGCATTTTTATCAGGATATATTATTTTTGAATCGGCGCGTTTAGGTGCGTCTCGTGCGACATTAGGACGAATGTTTTTTAATGTCATATTAGAAACAATTTTAGGATTAATTCCTGGACTCGGTGATATTTTCGATGTGTTTTGGAAAGCAAATGCCAAAAATCGCACCTTATTAGAAAAACAAATTGCATCTTCGGAAAAGAGAGAAAAAGCAGATTGGTTATTCTTATTTATTTTATTATTGGGATTGCTTTTGATCATTATTGGAGTTGCTAGTTTGAGTCTTTGGATTTTAGTTTCTATTATCCAGGCTAGTCCTTTCTTTTAA
- a CDS encoding M16 family metallopeptidase, whose amino-acid sequence MITTALNTPTIVELDDGLTIIAETLPVEAVNLNVWFQVGSAVEPDTINGMAHFLEHMMFKGTPNVKPGEFDRIVEQRGGVMNAATSQDYTHYYITTAPQHFAELAPLQLELVSNPSLPEDEFNREKKVVLEEIRRSEDNTMGRTYARAMETCYQSLPYRRPVLGAASVIADVTPKQMREFHRQWYHPKTMTVSVVGNLPVETLIETVTDAWETIAPQCYTPLPTQVSFPSPEAPFSEVVRNEFIDPQLQQARLVMLWRVPGLNDREEIYSLNVIAAILGQGKVSRLFRQLREEEQLVSAIGANNSSQKLQGNFSISARLPVENLDKVETAIKAQIQRLQNEKVSLSELNRIQKQVANRYVFANEKPSDRANLYGYYFSQLGDLNPAFNYVEIIRNLTPEDIQNAAQRYLSPDAYGIVILSPPQQG is encoded by the coding sequence ATGATCACCACTGCTCTTAATACTCCCACGATTGTAGAACTAGATGATGGCTTAACCATTATCGCCGAGACGCTTCCTGTAGAAGCAGTGAACCTTAATGTTTGGTTTCAAGTCGGCTCGGCGGTAGAACCCGATACAATTAATGGGATGGCGCATTTCCTCGAACACATGATGTTTAAGGGAACGCCGAATGTGAAGCCAGGAGAGTTCGATCGAATCGTGGAACAACGGGGTGGCGTGATGAACGCAGCAACCAGTCAAGATTACACTCACTATTACATCACCACTGCACCACAACACTTCGCTGAACTCGCCCCGTTACAGTTGGAATTGGTGAGCAACCCCAGCCTCCCTGAAGATGAATTTAACAGGGAGAAAAAGGTGGTTTTAGAGGAAATACGCCGCAGCGAAGACAATACCATGGGTCGCACCTACGCTCGTGCCATGGAAACCTGTTATCAATCTCTTCCTTATCGTCGTCCAGTTTTAGGTGCAGCGAGTGTCATTGCTGATGTGACTCCCAAACAAATGCGCGAGTTTCACCGTCAATGGTATCACCCAAAAACGATGACAGTTAGCGTGGTGGGGAATTTACCCGTAGAAACCTTGATTGAAACCGTGACAGACGCTTGGGAAACGATCGCCCCCCAATGTTATACTCCCTTACCGACACAGGTATCATTTCCCTCACCCGAAGCACCATTTTCGGAAGTGGTGCGAAACGAATTCATTGATCCACAATTACAACAAGCGCGGTTGGTGATGTTATGGAGAGTTCCAGGATTAAACGATCGCGAAGAAATTTATTCCTTAAACGTAATTGCTGCCATTTTAGGACAGGGAAAAGTATCTCGTTTATTTCGTCAATTGCGAGAAGAAGAACAGTTAGTGAGCGCGATCGGTGCGAATAATTCTAGTCAAAAATTACAGGGAAATTTCTCGATTTCGGCTCGTTTACCAGTGGAGAATTTAGACAAGGTAGAAACGGCGATCAAAGCGCAAATTCAACGGCTACAGAATGAAAAAGTGAGTCTTTCCGAGTTAAATCGGATTCAAAAGCAAGTCGCTAATCGTTATGTTTTTGCTAATGAGAAACCGAGCGATCGAGCGAACCTTTATGGTTATTATTTCTCGCAACTCGGCGATCTCAACCCAGCTTTTAATTATGTAGAAATCATCCGTAATTTAACCCCAGAAGACATCCAAAACGCCGCCCAACGTTATCTGTCTCCTGATGCTTACGGAATCGTCATCTTATCACCGCCTCAACAAGGCTAA